A stretch of Exiguobacterium sp. BMC-KP DNA encodes these proteins:
- a CDS encoding DUF4097 family beta strand repeat-containing protein: MEEHNSRSVRKRKQSSFTRLKNKQKQKMDARLNRIGERGPVKRPIYLYGGVILGLIIIYTITLLVSTESLSRGESFKTTNRYKSLAIEAPHATVQFVRSTDGNVQIKLVDSASSGKRLKISTSTNTVTVTGRDGWLSRLGNRPSEKTADYTIQVGLPSYMNRVDVDAGTLKGMGIYAKTIEMSGESMSLDKVKGDEITLNATQAISVKEMDAVHAQVTAESVSLAEYMAKLSLDVTTIDGAIKLKPDKAAGTITIDTGGDIKASDRYTKQKNKDETIYELSKQEKPEVTVNSEVGQVTLE; the protein is encoded by the coding sequence ATGGAAGAGCATAATAGTAGAAGTGTGCGTAAACGAAAACAATCATCGTTTACGCGCTTAAAAAATAAACAAAAACAAAAGATGGATGCCCGATTGAACCGAATAGGTGAAAGAGGACCAGTGAAACGGCCAATTTACTTGTACGGTGGTGTCATTCTCGGACTTATCATCATCTATACGATCACATTACTCGTCTCAACAGAATCATTATCACGTGGCGAGTCATTCAAGACGACGAATCGCTACAAATCACTCGCTATCGAGGCGCCGCACGCGACGGTACAATTCGTACGAAGCACAGATGGAAACGTCCAAATCAAGCTCGTTGATAGTGCATCGAGTGGAAAACGACTGAAAATCAGTACGTCGACGAATACAGTGACGGTGACAGGGCGAGATGGTTGGCTGTCCCGACTAGGCAATCGTCCGAGTGAAAAGACGGCAGATTATACGATTCAAGTTGGACTACCAAGCTATATGAACCGTGTTGATGTCGATGCTGGAACGTTGAAAGGAATGGGCATTTACGCGAAAACGATTGAGATGAGTGGTGAATCGATGAGTCTCGATAAGGTAAAAGGTGATGAGATTACACTGAATGCAACACAAGCGATTTCCGTCAAGGAAATGGATGCCGTCCATGCGCAAGTGACAGCCGAGAGTGTTTCGCTGGCAGAATATATGGCGAAGTTGAGCCTTGATGTTACAACGATTGACGGTGCAATAAAATTAAAACCGGATAAAGCAGCTGGTACGATTACGATCGATACGGGAGGCGACATTAAAGCCTCTGACCGATATACGAAACAAAAGAATAAGGACGAGACGATTTATGAACTGTCAAAACAAGAGAAGCCAGAAGTGACAGTCAATAGTGAAGTCGGGCAGGTGACGCTCGAGTGA
- a CDS encoding zinc-binding dehydrogenase, translated as MKAWLNHSGTAIDQWTFEEVETPTPGEGQALIRVKTVALNPVDYKATNNPAWTFPHIPGVDLAGVVEQIGPGAEVKIGDRVAIHTNLQRNGAFAEFALVDTRALALIPEDVSFAEAAAILCAGMTAYEAIVQKMNTTGKETILIHAGAGGVGGIGIQLAKRLGLSVATTASTENHEWVKQLGADLAIDYKKENVTEVIRDWTKGRGADLIFNTVGREEATADLGRLAFSGQLAFIAGGPDQSVIKPFTLSPSIHEVALAAAYASEDDRAIRNLGLMASELLKLVAAKELDPLVTEEIPAADIVKGLQRLSERHVRGKIIAKFN; from the coding sequence ATGAAAGCATGGTTAAACCATTCAGGTACAGCAATTGATCAATGGACGTTCGAAGAAGTCGAGACACCAACGCCTGGAGAAGGGCAAGCTTTAATTCGTGTCAAGACGGTCGCGTTAAACCCCGTCGACTATAAAGCAACGAATAATCCAGCATGGACGTTTCCCCATATTCCAGGTGTTGATTTAGCTGGCGTCGTCGAACAAATCGGACCTGGCGCAGAAGTGAAAATTGGCGACCGTGTAGCGATTCATACCAATCTACAACGCAATGGTGCATTTGCTGAGTTCGCGCTCGTCGATACACGTGCCCTCGCTCTGATTCCGGAAGACGTCTCATTCGCTGAAGCCGCTGCGATTCTGTGCGCTGGGATGACTGCTTATGAAGCGATCGTTCAAAAGATGAACACGACAGGTAAAGAGACGATTCTCATTCATGCTGGTGCAGGTGGTGTCGGCGGCATCGGCATCCAACTCGCAAAACGGCTTGGTCTTTCCGTCGCGACGACTGCTTCGACGGAAAATCATGAATGGGTGAAGCAACTTGGTGCAGACCTCGCCATTGATTACAAAAAAGAAAACGTCACAGAGGTCATTCGAGACTGGACGAAAGGTCGTGGTGCGGACTTAATTTTCAATACGGTTGGTCGAGAGGAAGCTACAGCGGATCTTGGGCGTCTTGCATTCTCAGGTCAACTTGCCTTTATTGCTGGCGGTCCTGATCAATCCGTCATTAAGCCATTCACACTCTCCCCTTCGATTCACGAAGTGGCACTTGCTGCTGCTTACGCAAGCGAAGATGACCGAGCAATCCGTAACCTTGGGCTTATGGCAAGTGAATTACTGAAACTCGTCGCAGCAAAAGAACTCGATCCACTCGTCACGGAAGAGATTCCAGCAGCGGACATCGTAAAAGGATTACAACGTTTATCCGAACGTCACGTCCGTGGTAAAATCATCGCTAAA
- a CDS encoding winged helix-turn-helix transcriptional regulator yields the protein MSTEQFPVNRALAIIGGKWRPQLYCTLENGPKRFLELQRAIPGISRKVLTDQLKELERLGMIERIEYDEAVLHVEYKLTDVAFTLQPAMKGLCAWGEGNQLSES from the coding sequence ATGTCGACAGAACAATTTCCGGTCAATCGGGCGCTCGCCATCATCGGCGGAAAATGGCGTCCACAATTATATTGCACGTTAGAGAACGGTCCGAAACGTTTTTTAGAGTTACAACGTGCGATTCCTGGGATTTCTCGTAAAGTCTTGACCGATCAGTTAAAAGAACTCGAACGACTCGGAATGATTGAACGAATTGAATACGACGAGGCAGTTCTGCACGTCGAATATAAGTTGACGGACGTGGCATTCACACTGCAACCTGCCATGAAAGGTTTATGCGCATGGGGGGAAGGGAATCAATTATCCGAATCCTAA
- a CDS encoding metal-dependent hydrolase has product MKLTYHGQSTVTIETNGHHLVIDPFFSGNEKATTNPDDVKADFILLTHAHADHMLDAERIAKATGATIIATHELATYLSFKGLNVHPMNLGGQFEFPFGKVKMTQAFHSSSIIDEEKQTITYMGMPAGFLLTIEGKEIYHAGDTALFGDLALYGAHHEIDLAFLPIGDNFTMGPDDALIAADMLQAKAVVPIHYDTFDLIKQDAKAFCEKIEAQGQTGHPLAIGESLEL; this is encoded by the coding sequence ATGAAGCTAACTTATCACGGACAGTCAACAGTAACGATTGAAACAAATGGTCACCATCTTGTCATCGATCCATTCTTTAGTGGCAATGAAAAAGCGACGACGAATCCAGATGACGTCAAGGCAGACTTTATTTTATTAACACATGCGCATGCCGATCATATGCTTGATGCGGAGCGTATCGCAAAAGCAACGGGGGCGACGATCATCGCAACACATGAACTGGCGACGTATTTAAGCTTTAAAGGGCTTAACGTTCATCCGATGAATCTTGGCGGACAATTTGAATTTCCGTTTGGTAAAGTCAAGATGACACAGGCATTCCACTCATCAAGCATCATTGACGAAGAAAAACAAACCATTACCTATATGGGAATGCCAGCTGGATTCTTGCTGACGATTGAAGGCAAAGAAATCTATCATGCTGGTGATACAGCACTGTTCGGGGATTTAGCCCTTTACGGCGCTCATCACGAAATCGACTTAGCCTTTTTACCGATTGGTGATAACTTCACGATGGGACCGGATGACGCATTGATTGCGGCAGATATGTTGCAAGCAAAAGCTGTTGTCCCCATCCATTACGATACATTTGATTTGATTAAACAAGATGCAAAAGCGTTCTGCGAAAAGATTGAAGCTCAAGGTCAAACCGGTCATCCGCTTGCAATCGGTGAGTCACTCGAACTGTAA
- a CDS encoding lactoylglutathione lyase family protein, whose translation MTYPRNFSHIGLSVPNLDEAVHFYQEVMGWYIIMEPSDVLEDDSAIGVMCTDVFGAGWNKFRIAHMATGDRIGIELFEFPNNEQPENNFEFWKTGIFHYAIQDPDVEGLVEKIVAHGGKQRMPIREYYPGDKPYRMVYCEDPFGNLVEIYSHSYELTYSEGAY comes from the coding sequence ATGACGTATCCACGTAATTTTTCGCACATCGGTCTTTCTGTACCAAATCTCGACGAAGCCGTCCATTTTTATCAAGAGGTGATGGGCTGGTATATCATCATGGAACCATCCGACGTATTAGAGGATGACTCCGCGATTGGAGTCATGTGCACAGACGTCTTTGGTGCAGGATGGAACAAGTTCCGGATTGCTCACATGGCGACAGGTGACCGGATTGGCATCGAACTGTTCGAATTCCCGAACAATGAGCAACCAGAAAACAACTTCGAATTCTGGAAAACAGGTATCTTCCATTATGCGATTCAAGATCCTGACGTCGAAGGACTCGTTGAAAAAATCGTTGCTCACGGTGGCAAACAACGGATGCCGATCCGTGAGTACTACCCGGGAGACAAACCATACCGAATGGTCTACTGTGAGGACCCATTCGGCAACCTCGTTGAAATTTACTCTCATTCATATGAACTGACGTATTCGGAAGGAGCGTATTAA
- the gmk gene encoding guanylate kinase, whose protein sequence is MFKERGLLLVLSGPSGVGKGTVCRALREDQDNDLHYSVSCTTRQPREGEIDGVHYFFKSREEFEEMIANNQLLEYAEFVGNYYGTPVEWVNQILDEGKDVILEIEVQGAMQVKEHFPEAVFLFLAPPSLQELRNRLVGRGTESEEVIKQRLLVAKEEIEMMDAYDYVVTNDEIHKACDRIQAIVTAEHCSRERVASLYKKAMEVK, encoded by the coding sequence ATTTTCAAAGAGCGTGGCTTATTACTCGTATTATCTGGTCCAAGTGGTGTCGGAAAGGGAACGGTCTGTCGTGCCTTGCGCGAAGATCAGGATAACGATCTGCATTACTCGGTATCCTGTACGACGCGCCAACCGCGCGAAGGAGAAATAGATGGTGTCCACTATTTCTTTAAATCGCGTGAAGAATTCGAAGAGATGATTGCGAACAATCAACTCTTGGAATATGCTGAATTCGTAGGGAACTATTATGGAACACCAGTTGAATGGGTGAACCAGATCCTAGATGAAGGAAAAGACGTCATTCTCGAAATCGAAGTTCAAGGGGCCATGCAGGTCAAAGAACATTTTCCGGAAGCTGTCTTCTTATTCCTTGCACCTCCAAGCCTCCAGGAATTACGGAACCGCCTCGTAGGGCGTGGAACGGAATCGGAGGAAGTCATTAAGCAACGTCTTCTCGTCGCTAAAGAAGAGATCGAGATGATGGATGCGTATGACTATGTCGTGACGAACGACGAAATTCATAAAGCCTGTGATCGTATTCAAGCAATCGTCACAGCGGAACATTGCAGTCGGGAACGTGTCGCGTCCCTATATAAAAAAGCCATGGAGGTTAAGTGA
- a CDS encoding Rqc2 family fibronectin-binding protein — MAFDGLMTTRVVEELQPLVGGRINKVYQPYTLDLVFQIRAERKNVLLLASANAMYARMHITSETVSNPSEPPLFCMMLRKHVEGGFIESIEQLERDRIIVLRVRSRNELGDEEAKKIYVELMGRHSNIILTDGQDKILDAIKHLPLSQNTFRTIMPGMTYQLPPAQDKVDPLTGDIEKTLHRIDWNAGKLDRQLLGLFSGLSPQIAKEVVTRAGLANRMNLATAFQDVLKELNGPYVLQRMEGGKERFAPVRLTEGSVIDEKTFETSGQVLDAFFHQKANRDRVKQQAADLERFIKSEYDKNILKRSKLEKDLEATLRMDEWKHKGELLTTYLYQLERGMKEATVVDYYDPDGAEITITLDPRFSPNENAQRYYKRYNKLKTAKVEVARQLEKNQAEIAYFEGLLAQLDVASPEDIREMREELVEEGYLRERQKKKKKPQLPQLEEYRSSTGLSFFVGKNNKQNDYATFKFGRRSDTWLHTKDIPGSHVIIQSDTPDETTLKEAAIVAAYYSKARESSQVPVDFTELRYVKKPSGAKPGFVIYTDQTTLYVTPDPDVVQSLRQ, encoded by the coding sequence ATGGCTTTTGACGGATTGATGACGACACGTGTCGTCGAAGAACTCCAACCGCTCGTCGGAGGACGGATCAATAAGGTATACCAACCTTATACATTGGATTTAGTATTCCAGATCCGGGCCGAGCGAAAAAACGTATTATTGCTCGCCTCTGCGAATGCCATGTATGCACGGATGCACATTACATCGGAAACAGTCAGCAACCCGAGTGAACCTCCGCTCTTTTGTATGATGCTCCGTAAGCATGTCGAAGGTGGGTTCATTGAATCAATCGAACAACTGGAACGTGACCGAATCATCGTCCTGCGTGTCCGCTCCCGAAACGAACTCGGTGATGAGGAAGCGAAAAAAATCTATGTCGAGTTGATGGGACGTCACTCAAACATCATTTTGACGGACGGGCAGGATAAGATTCTCGATGCAATCAAACACTTGCCCCTCAGTCAAAATACATTCCGAACCATCATGCCAGGCATGACCTATCAACTCCCACCGGCACAGGATAAAGTCGATCCACTCACGGGAGATATCGAAAAGACACTCCACCGGATTGACTGGAACGCCGGTAAACTAGATCGACAGCTACTTGGTCTCTTCAGTGGTCTGTCTCCACAAATTGCAAAGGAAGTCGTTACGCGGGCAGGTCTTGCGAACCGGATGAATCTCGCTACCGCTTTCCAGGACGTCCTAAAAGAACTAAACGGCCCTTATGTATTGCAACGGATGGAAGGCGGCAAGGAACGCTTTGCACCGGTCCGCTTAACGGAAGGATCGGTCATCGATGAGAAGACATTCGAGACGAGTGGTCAAGTCCTCGACGCATTCTTCCATCAAAAAGCAAATCGCGATCGTGTCAAACAACAAGCGGCTGATCTCGAACGGTTCATCAAGAGTGAGTACGATAAGAATATCTTAAAGCGATCAAAACTCGAAAAAGATTTAGAAGCGACGTTACGGATGGACGAATGGAAGCATAAAGGGGAACTACTGACGACCTACCTTTATCAGCTCGAACGCGGAATGAAAGAAGCGACCGTCGTTGATTATTATGATCCAGATGGTGCTGAAATCACGATCACGCTTGATCCTCGTTTTTCACCGAACGAGAACGCACAACGTTATTACAAACGGTATAACAAATTAAAAACCGCCAAAGTCGAAGTCGCGCGCCAGCTTGAGAAGAATCAGGCTGAGATTGCGTATTTCGAAGGTTTGCTTGCCCAACTCGATGTCGCATCACCAGAAGATATTCGGGAAATGCGTGAGGAGCTCGTCGAAGAAGGATATCTACGCGAACGTCAAAAGAAGAAAAAGAAACCCCAGCTCCCACAACTCGAAGAATATCGTTCTTCGACCGGTCTCTCGTTCTTCGTCGGAAAGAATAATAAACAAAATGATTACGCGACGTTCAAATTTGGACGCCGATCCGATACATGGCTACACACGAAGGATATCCCGGGATCCCATGTCATCATTCAAAGTGATACACCGGATGAGACGACATTGAAGGAAGCAGCAATCGTCGCGGCTTACTACTCGAAGGCACGGGAATCAAGCCAAGTTCCCGTTGACTTCACGGAACTACGCTATGTCAAAAAACCGAGTGGTGCGAAACCTGGATTCGTCATTTATACGGATCAAACGACGCTTTACGTCACGCCAGATCCAGATGTCGTCCAGTCTTTACGCCAATAA
- the rpoZ gene encoding DNA-directed RNA polymerase subunit omega, translated as MLYPSVDKLQKKVPSKYTIVTVAAKRARQIQDGKRVKVTNPKSHKPVGKALEELYFEEISVTNQPQD; from the coding sequence ATGTTATATCCATCAGTTGATAAGCTTCAAAAGAAAGTACCATCGAAATATACGATCGTTACAGTTGCCGCTAAGCGTGCGCGTCAAATCCAAGACGGGAAACGCGTGAAAGTCACGAACCCAAAATCGCATAAACCGGTCGGGAAAGCTTTAGAAGAGCTTTATTTCGAAGAAATATCCGTCACGAACCAACCGCAAGACTAA
- a CDS encoding FUSC family protein, whose amino-acid sequence MKLKFRIGLRTVKTGIAVALALSISWYVFGIYSGMGAVAAIVAMQPTIHRSFKIVFNRIFGTVLGLMCGLAIVATLGANPLTIGLAVVVSLVLNSMIGRTDMSTFAAFAIVLMFESPTADYVHYALSRSLLTVVGVLSAVVVNYIVFPPHYEDRLLLLVKKTTQQLMEDWRSLVQDDGRLLAVRKQILKHEEMMLMLQEDQKYPLMASGQSEAFIRLKELVDLEDKLLVLLESIASHRDIPMTEEQEKTLGQEIDFLLSHHYDVIFSHERKQAMFSFDQELSEAKDIIHGHLLDYREQLEKMK is encoded by the coding sequence GTGAAGTTAAAATTTAGGATTGGATTACGGACGGTCAAAACGGGGATTGCAGTTGCTCTTGCACTTAGCATCTCCTGGTATGTGTTCGGTATTTACTCAGGTATGGGCGCCGTAGCAGCAATCGTTGCGATGCAACCGACAATCCATCGTTCATTCAAAATCGTCTTCAATCGAATTTTCGGAACAGTGCTCGGATTGATGTGTGGACTTGCGATTGTCGCAACACTTGGTGCGAATCCATTAACGATCGGACTCGCTGTCGTCGTCTCACTCGTGCTCAATTCGATGATTGGGCGAACAGATATGTCGACGTTCGCTGCTTTCGCGATCGTATTGATGTTCGAGAGTCCGACTGCCGATTATGTGCACTACGCCTTATCACGGTCGTTATTGACCGTCGTCGGTGTATTATCTGCCGTCGTCGTCAATTATATCGTCTTCCCACCGCATTATGAGGATCGCTTACTGTTACTCGTTAAGAAGACGACGCAACAGTTGATGGAAGATTGGCGAAGCCTTGTGCAAGATGATGGTCGCTTGCTTGCTGTGCGTAAACAAATTCTCAAACATGAAGAGATGATGTTGATGCTCCAAGAAGATCAAAAGTATCCGTTGATGGCAAGTGGTCAAAGTGAAGCGTTCATTCGGTTGAAGGAACTCGTCGATCTCGAAGACAAATTGCTCGTCTTACTTGAAAGTATTGCGAGTCACCGAGATATCCCGATGACAGAAGAACAGGAAAAAACGCTCGGTCAGGAAATCGATTTCTTACTCAGCCATCATTATGATGTCATTTTCTCACATGAACGAAAACAAGCGATGTTCTCATTTGATCAAGAATTAAGTGAAGCGAAAGACATCATCCATGGGCATCTGCTCGATTACCGGGAACAATTAGAAAAAATGAAATGA